Genomic window (Culex pipiens pallens isolate TS chromosome 3, TS_CPP_V2, whole genome shotgun sequence):
gacctaatcaaaaaaaactctagaattaatgatttgactttttgtgaaaaataaatatccATAATTCAAAATTAGAAGTTTGTAaggttttaattttgattttcatcaatcatttaatcaaattaaattttatcttCAGTAAGAACAATATTCGAAAATAATCGATAATGTTGCTTCAAATCAACTTTAATTGATTATAATGCTGTATTTATCGATTCTTAAATgtcaactatttttaaatataatctaTTTGCCATTTATTGATTTCTCGTggatatttttaatatattttgtgTTGTTATATTTTAGTAATAATGATACTTTAAAAGTGTTTCATAGATTTAAAAGAACGTGATTTGTAatctgtaaatttttatgtgcatatttaatttaaatttttaagatttgctagttttaaaaaaagaatgttagAGTTAAATTTTTAgtgtaatttttaacattactttagaaatttgtaaaattgttgttattttctgtgcacataaaataaaagtttatttgaaaattttaaagttttgtctaTTTCTTTTACCAAAATTAAATTGCATTCAAGTCTCTGCCCACCTCTCCCATCTTGGTTTCCACACCGccaaaaaagtgacagtttgcgATCTCTCCCCTTCGTCATATTTTCTCACGCGGTGTAAAACTACTGCCTACCCCTTTCCCCTCTACCtaccctctctctctcttcctctTACCAACCAACACAGGCAACAAGTACTCAAGGCAATTTTGTTTGCTCTTCTTTCCCATTCCAGCCCACACTCGCTGCTCACACAGACACGAGACCGCGCGCACCCGGTTGTCCCGCTTCTCTCTCCTTCGCGCTCGACCGTGGTGTCAAAAGTGACGTATTTCTTAAGGTGGTTCAACTCTAACCAAAATCTCCGGGTTTTGTCCGCGCGCGCCGCCGTACGGGAAGTTAGCCAAAACGACGTCGTTTACCGGAAGAGGTGGTCCCCCAGCAGGAGTGGTAGCAGCGGCGACGGCAGCGGGAATCGGCAGGATGCATCCTGGGTCGAAGAAGATGAACGCGGCGGAACTGGATGACCACGAGAAGGGGAAGCTGTTTGTCGGGGGGCTGTCCTGGGAGACGACCCAGGAGAACCTGCAGCGTTACTTCGGCCGGTACGGGGAGGTGATTGACTGTGTGGTGATGAAGAACAACGAGACGGGTCGTTCCCGTGGGTTCGGGTTTGTGACGTTTGCGGATCCGGAGAATGTGGAGCGGGCGCTGGAGAACGGGCCGCACACGTTGGACGGGCGGACGATCGATCCGAAGCCGTGCAATCCGAGGTCGCTGCACAAGCCGAAGCGGACGGGCGGATATCCGAAGGTGTTTTTGGGGGGTCTGCCGCCGAACATTACGGAGACGGATCTGCGGAGCTTCTTTAGCCGGTACGGGAACGTGATGGAGGTGGTCATCATGTACGACCAGGAGAAGAAGAAGAGCCGTGGCTTTGGGTTCCTGTCGTTTGAGAACGAGGCCGCGGTGGAGCGCGCCACGGCGGAACATTTTGTCAACATTAGCGGCAAGCAGGTCGAGATTAAGAAGGCGGAACCGCGCGACGGAAgtggcaacaacaacagcatgaACGCGGACTCGTACCAGTGGGGATCGCCGCAGGCACCTCCGATGGGCAATGGCCAGATGGGTGGACCCCCGATGAACATGCAGTCGAACATGATGCAGGGCTACCAGGGTTGGGGCGCGTCGCAGCCACAGCAAGGTTACGGCGGTTACGGAGCTTCGGCTGGGGCGGCCAACGCGTACCAAGGCTGGGGAGCACCTCCGCCGCAGCAGTGGGGCAACTACAACGCGACCCCGCAGCAAACCCAAGGCTACGGAGGGTACGACATGTACAACAGCTCGGGAGCTTCCGGCGCCGGAGGTTACGGCTCGGGCAACTGGAACTCGTGGAACATGCCGCCGAACACGGGCTCAACCGGCTCCGCTGACATGTACTCGCGGCCACAGTCCGGCCCCACAGCCGGGCCCGCTGGAACGGCTGGCCCCACCGCCGGAGGACCCTCCAAGCCCGGCTCCGAGTACGGAGGCGGTTCGGCGTACGGATCGGGAGCGGCCGGCGGCTACGGCGGATACTACCAGAACGACCAGAACACAGCGGCCGCCGCAGCGTACACCAACCGGCCCAGGTCGGCCTACGGCGGCGGCAACGATGCCTCCTCGCAGCCACCCTATCCAGCATTTTGAgagacgatgacgacgacgagcaGGATGCCGCCAACTCCGCAGCAGCCGCAGCCGATGCATTTTGCGCAGCCCCAACAACAACCAACAACTTCGGCCGCGGGTGGCGCGGCGTCCGGCGGGTCCTCCTTCGACCGTAACAGTAGCTTGATTGGAACGAAATCGTAAACGTAAGCGAGCGAGCGAGAGGAAGAAtattatttcttattttttaaacttgaagtAAAGCTAAAACAACCCTAATTATACATATACACATTACATAAGAAGAAGAAGCACTATCTAagtaaagagagagagaaaacgagagagagaggtggaagaagaagaaaacaattatacatatattattattattgaaagaATAAAGCGCGAACCCGCAGAGAGAAGTTTAAAAACAACcactcaaacaaaaaaaacccaaaattggAACCTTATATGatgataaaaagaaaataagcataataaacacacaaacacagacaaacaaacaaaccaacacAAACACATCTAtctaataaagcaaaaaaaaaaaaataaccttattAAATTAGTCGTAGGAGTGAAGCAAACTTGAAGACCCGGGGGAGAGAGAGACATTGTTCAAACTATTGATATAAACTTGaagtaaaaataaagtaaacaaaaaatctttgaagcaGCAAATCAACTTGTTCAGAAGTTAATAACGAGAGATAACGTAAACACACTTACACaacacaaaacaagaaaaaaactcgtCTAATTTCGCCCTCTTCAAAATTTGGAACACCCTACACTGCAACGAAGAGGCAAGACAGTGAGCGAGAGAGCGACGCTCTCATCTTGGCTCTCACGCTTCTTCTCTTCATCTGACGTTTCGCTCTCGAGACGAGAGAGAGATTGCACGCTCAATTAACATTACTCATTTGTGGATTGTTTTCACTCAAATTGAGTTAAAGTCAAACCTGCTAAGAAATGATTGTGAAACAAATCATTGATTTTTGAGAGAAAATCAAACGAACTCAAATCTGATCTGCATCGATCTTGGACAAAATCTGATTAAAAACAACTTAGAAATTTGCTATTTCGAATAAGTGTGTAGTGAAACGTTTCACTAGAGCTCTTTTGCTGACTATCAAACTCTCGAACTATTCATAACTGGGTGATTTTTCTATCAATTTGAATCAAAGTCGAACTTACTAAGAAATTTGAGAGAAAAGCATTTTGAATGAAGTTCACAAAAATCTGAGCAGGAtcgattttgaagaaatctgatTGAAATTAACTTGGAAACGAGCAATTTCGAATGAGTGTGCAGTTAAGCGAGAGTTACTCTCTTGCTCACTGTCAAACTACTCAAAACTTGGTTATTTCTACTCAAATCGAATCAAAGTTGAACTGACTCAGAAAACTGATTAAAAActaatttgagtgaattttaggAGAATCCACTCAAAAATAAGCAGGGTTGATCTTGTAGAAATCTCATCAAAAATGAGCTTATTTCGAATGAACGTGTGGTGAAACGAGAGCGCAgctctcttgctcactgtcttaCCGTCGAGCCCCCTCACCTTCTTTCTCACGGTTAGAACAAGAAAATCTGCGCCGACGTCAAAATCACTCAGGCTTCGTAAAATTCGCgcctacacccttaccaaaaatcatgattttttgagttccaaatcccacttttcatacgattttttgagttcaggtactacaaccataaaaatggttatatgggttgaactgaaaaattcgtatggaaagtgggatttggaactcaaaaaatcatgatttttggtaagggtgtacttACAGTTTTGAGGTGAGAGTCAAATGTCAGATTTGGGTGAGTTTCTCAAAAAGTTTGAGTGACATTTCGCATTTTTCTGACAGTTTACTCTACACTCAACTTTAAAGCAGAGCAGATTCCTACAAATTTGAGCGATTTTGATTTGGTGTCaagtggtttaaaaaaaaatcgtaaaaaaaacagtatcgctgaggaaacaaattaaaacaatttaattctttttctaaacaacaaaaaaatcgttacacacacaaaaaaaaagcaacacaaacacatacaacttgtttttctttttctagaACGGAACGATAAGGATATACATTACTATACTTAATCAGGTACCCATAATAATAGCGGAAACAAAATCGAAGAAAAACTTTACCAACAGGAAAAAGATTCTACACTGTGTGGAAAATGTTGCGCGCGTTTTTTAATGGTTAAAAGTGGCTGTTTCACGTTTAATTTtcgcataaaaaaaaaaccttaatctAAACTGTTTCGTTAATTTTTCGATTAAGCCTTACACCGTAAGAATCACAACACACACACTACTGATGATGAAAGAGACTCAGAGCTAAAgcctggttttattttttaagtttttccttatttttttgggCTGCGTTCGCGATTTAAAGATGAAATCTTTTGGGCGAGCGCggcaaatttaactttaaatttgtgcgtaaaaggttaaaaatcaaatcgactcttagaggtatttttaaaatttaacatttaatgAAATGAGGGAGAGGGAGAGAAACTTGTGCAACCTCTCTCCGGTAATCTTAGGGAAAAGTAACTAAAAATAGAGAGGATGAGTAACGTtaactttttatgtttttttgagaaACGATGTAACGAAGAAAACTCCTTGATCAGTCGTCATGTTTAAGCCTAACTTAAGAAAGAGAATTAAAAAGGGGAAATAGCGGGAAATGTAAAAgagaagatttgttttttttttaaattaacattaaCGATAACAAGTTGAAGAGATATAGCAacatacaaaacaaaacaaaacacaggCTAAGAGAAATAAGAACAGAGAGAGACAGAGCAAAATCTAGCGAATAATTATTATGGGTAAGTTTGATAAAACGTAAGCGTAAATCACTACACAAAACCAACAAATTAGACAAGAGAGAATTAAAGAAAAAGGCAGGAACTGAAAACTCCCCCTGTTTTTTCGTAAGGACAAACCCCCTTTTAGAGCCAAGCTAAACTACAAGTTTAAAGTTATTGAAGAAAtaagaagaataaaaaaaccaaGATTAAGAATCGTAGCCGAGTCGAGTAATACTTTCACCTGATTAGTAAAACCAAGTAAGCAAACCGCATTAAGCAACATGAAACAAACaaaagaaagagagaaaaaaaaaacgcagtcAAAATAGTACGTTTCCTCGTGGTTTTGTTTTCCAACGaaaaagaaagctagaaaaagAAATAAGTTACTTCTAATTCtaatctaaaaacaaaaaagagagAATCCTTTATTAAACAAGATATGTAAAAAAAACCTCTATTAACAAAAAGCCGATACACATTGCGAACCGCATTCATTGAATATATATCACTGACGATAAAGTATAATGAGACACAACTTATGAtaaatgagagaaaaaaaaccgaaCAGTTTAAgagagttaaaaaaaagaaaagtggaTCAGCTTTCCCTtttgtgtgtttatttttttcttttcttcgtcGGGACTTGTACAAAGAAAGAgtgtttaaaagcaaaaaaaaatcattttctaacCTTTAATTCTTCGGATTTTCTGTTttgcaagaataaaaaaacccACGCACTCGAGAGTTAAATTCAAACTAAACAATCATAGTAACCTTATAATAAACtcatattaaaaacaaaacaagcaaataGAGCAGAAACTTAGCATGCGTAGGCGTTTTGGCGGCCAAGCCAACTTTAGTGAAAGGGTGACagaaatttatcttttttttttacttacattattttttgtattcaaacATATTATAATcgtcattattattattattattattttcttgtCTTctttataataaaacaaaaacaacaaatcatTATTTTGCTTGACCAAGCAGTAGTAATTGTAATCTATTATATTTTTCTACCCCCCTTTCCCTTTGCCAGGATAATTCTATTCTGATTCTTTTATTCCTGTTCACTTCGAAGTAAAAGAAGACCtaataaaaatgcataaaaaaatcgtttcgttttttctttttttttcattattatttgaGAACATTCATTCTTTTCAGTTTTACCTCCTTTGTTTGGTTTCAGTTCGCTTTCTTTTCAGTTTAATCACAGCAAAGCATTTCCTGTAAAATAAGCTAAATTTGGCATCATCAGTTCGTTCATACCAAACTTCATACAgttttggcagctttccatacaaaaatgctaataaaataagcaaaatcGCTATCTTGAGaacgatcgatttggtgtcctcgGCAAAGTTTTCTAATGCGATTTGAATGAATACAACTCAAatttcgtttcttttttttaactagcCAGATAAGAAGCGCCCCTTCGCAAGACAGTGAGCGAAAGAGATTTGCTCTCGCCTCTCCTGATTTCTCCACTTTGCCGGAGAGCGAATGTACACGCTCAACCAAACATAActcatttttgaattattttctaTGAGATGTTTTTAAACTGaatgaaattaggaaaaaaaatcactcattATGTGCGAATATGACtagaaattttagtttaattaGTCCAAATTCGAGTAAACTTTACTTGAAACTGAGTATGCCAAGAATTAAAATTCTTCAGAAATGCGCTATTTTGTATGAGCGTTAAATGAAGCAAGATGAATTGAATTTATTCTTACATTCGTTGAacgtttttcttaaatttcactcATTTGGTGCACTTTGTCAATAAATGTACAGAGGCGCTTTTTGATTCgagatttgattttacatttgaCAATGAAGTCGATATTTTCAGACttcttttcaagcaaaacaatggaaAGGGGCCAAAGcggaagtgtaaacaaagaatcTGTCCTGCTCACATCAGTTGATGTATACGTTTGGAATGAACAGGATAGTCTATTTGTTTACGCTTCCGCTTTGGCccctttacattgttttgcttgatttggaagtttcccaaaaatcatgattttgtcaAATAATTGACAACACtgtcaaactaaattttaaccGTCGTGTGTCAGTACAAAAAGTGgagataaaaatatcaaaagaatttaatatattttttgcgtGAAAAtgagaagtgaaattttttagacatttttttcaatgcattttgGTATGAAAAGTTGCCATAGTTGCATGAAGATTTGTATGGATGAACTAATGATGAAAATAGCTTTTTGGGCTACAATACATATACAATACATTATAAATcggatttgtaaacaaagagtccaTCCTGCTCAATCTCaatgtaaacatccactgacgtGAAAGAGATGCattgtttgtttacaattcCATTATTGCATTATTTGCTTGAATTATCGTTGTTGCGAACTTTGAAGTCACAAAGAATTGCTCAGCAGGCTGCGTGGCTGCGAACCACGTGGATCGACTAAAATCACGTGGCTAACCAGTCTAGAAGAcgagcacgaaaaaaaaaacaactctcgaaatcgtgaattgttttcatgaatttgagaatcacgaaggaatatattcacgtttctAGTGCAaatgcagagtttttttttgaaaaggtcctataaactattgtctttcatatccagagtttttttttaaaaggaccaataaactattgtcttgcatatgtttataggacctaatcaaaaaaaactctagatatgtttATTGGTcctatccaaaaaaaaaaaatctagaaatgcaccatactcatgattCATGACTGCGGGAatagtttttttcagtgtggttggCCACAGTTGACAGTTGGCATGGCAGAAAACGACGTCACGTGGTCAAAGGTAACTTGATTGTAGCAGGTCGAAAAGAGTGGCATTtttaaatctgtaatttttaagACAATTTACCTGAAAACTACCCGAAATTATTGAACTAAAGGGTAGAaacatttctttaatttcttttgttAACTAAATtacgagttattttgaaaatttcaaggcgTAACAATTCTTCCCAATGTTAAATCTTCTTAAGTTTGAggtaatttttattcatttaccTGTTTAAACTCAGCTTCAGTTCCGATCAAAGTGccacaaaatgtttcaaattgtttaaacaCACTTTCGGAGAACAACTGCTGCTTTCGCTGGAAGCTGCTGCAACCAAAATGTAATTTAGAGGCAAATGCAAAAACAAAGTAAATCACAAACACACTTTAGTATCAATACacaaagaaattgaaaagactGGTAACTAACAACATTTGAATTAAGAGGCAGGAAGGCAGTTATGTAACATACTAGggtgaaaaacacaaaacaaaaaaaaatgtcgactTAAGTTGAGGATCATGTTCTGCATTTTTTCAGGATAATACGAGTGTAAGTTTCTCGTACAACGAGACGATCTTTGTTAAGAATACGCGAATCCCCAGGAAAGGGCTTTTCCCCCGTAAATATTGTTGAGAgaaagtttttcctttttgcaaaaagaataaccaaaaaaaaagttgctaatATGGCGCTCTAGAAGATAAAGAAATCCAGCTTAGAACGTAAGTTACTGATATATCATTCCAATAAGACAACATCGCGCTAGTGTTCGAGATTTTCGAAGACAGCCTGCGCGTTTCGAGAATGTAAGAAGTTTGATGCCCTTTTTATGTGAGACACggtaagttttttaaattaatccacgcaaaaaaaaatacagtgtaaatttataaatttagtaCGAGCAGAGGGCGGAGGGTAAGCGTAGTGTACAACAGCAAAactaaagttaaagttaaaaagaaaacaaacattttatctGCAAATTATAGGCCAAATCCACCATCATCTTAAGGATTAGATTAGTGAATAGACAGAACAAGTCGAAATAGTGATTACAGCCGGCAAGCAGCTCGCAGTGAACTCttgaaagtgtgtgtgtgaaaaTCGTATCGGTTACAGAAGTGTTACAACCTGTGGGGAAGAATTGTCGCACTATTTCTTTGTCGAGTCCCGAAAAACGAGCAACTCTCTGAACCCCACTTTTCGCTGTCCACTCCAATCCCATCGTACAGTATTGATCAGTGTGTAAGTTCCGTACAATAAAACCagttttttctgatagtttcctgcagacaagaaaaaaaaatacctgtgTAAATTGTTATCTTAGAGTGTATAGCcgttacaaaatgatgaaatctGGGATAGAATCAAGCAaaagaggaaaaaaacaaaattaagtaaGAGGTAAACATTTTTGAAGGAGTATGATTATTCTTTAATTTAACATTGCCTTATTAACTATAAAGAGAGAAACTACAAAACAGAGATGACGTGAAAACCAGTttaagagaaataaaaaaaaatacaatgcaaattacatttacattacacttaaacacactgaaaaaaaaacaaatagtaGTGAACAGAAAAATTACGAGCAAGTGGCGATGAgggaaaacagatttaaactaTACTCTTAATTTAACGGCTAACGGAAAACTTGAATCGCAATGGATAAAAGgaaaaatggaataaaaaacacactcacacacacgtacgttaaataacttaaaataccgaacaaaaaataaagaacCATTGAGCATATTTTGATTAAGTATATCAATGTATTCTGTATCTGACATAAGAAATAATGACGAAACATGCTGAAAATTGTATTATGAAGTATATGAAAACCactattttaaaactaaataaGGCAGATATGAATATAAACTTGATgtaataaagtaaaacctatatatatgaaatatttaaaatatgcaaACCAAGAAAATTAATGgagtttgacaaaaaaaaaaccaaacagagTATTTTGAAAAGCAAAAGTCAACGTCATTTTCCGTTTTGATTTACAGCTGTATGACTTAGAAAAGAAAAACCTTAAACTTAATTTATGGCCTTCACTACAAACATTAAAACCATTCAGAGTAGCATCCGGTAGATCATAGGCAAGAAAATACATACAGCAATGGTTATTAAAAGTACTCACGGCAATAGAATCtagagaaaaatttaaataagcaAAAATAATCAGTGCAGAAAATAGATctaaaccaaaaataaacaacCTTTCAATATGACAAACGCTGGCACTGAATTGCGTTGCGCAAATCTgaagagagaaagaaaaaaaatctcacaaaaaatagttaaaaactttaatttggacacccctgaAAGATCAGAACAACACACACATCCCTCTTTCGGttctaattttgtaattttacatcaataaaGAAATACTACTTATTTGTATAGAACTTCATTACATAAAAGCGTCTTGTTTTATTTGAGTCAACTATACTACCCATGTTCACAATGTCATGAATGTCTCACGTGCATTTTTTATCACTTTTGAGCAAGGCTCCAAAAAGACTCAATCACTCGCGATCACAAATCGAACGCGACAAAAAACTGCTCTAACCGTTTCCTatcgtttgtcacttccacaccaatcgctaccgAAAACTCTCTCTtggctctccctctcacttcaAACGgttagtacagcgaatggctcGGAGAGAACGATTGCGTTCTATCGCTCAAAGCTGACTCGAAATAGTCGGCGATCGGCTTTGTTTGGCTCATttattaaactgcttaaaatcaattttatcaaaaatgatttgcaattttttgataacacaacatcaaagacacatttgacagcaatttcCACCATGCCAAATATAAATTGACGGCCAACTttcttagggagcgttcttttattacgtaacgcagttaggggggggagggggtgtcggtgtctgttacgaaatgttacgaaaatagGGGTAGGGggggagtgctgaaaaattctgttacgtaacgcaaaattttcatataagaattattaaaaaaaatgcaataagcCCTTGAgttacgcgttacaggggggGTAGGGGGTTTGCTCATCTGTTACTATTTGTTAcgaagggtgggggggggggggggggggtaaaaaaacccaaattttaCGTTACgtaaagaacgctcccttagagcGCCGCGCAGGTATTTTGTTAGATGCTCttttctctgaacatattcgtttgtgactcgtgttgacggacggagtaggcaaagaaattcacgaagtatttgttcgctcgcgaatggaaGGCAAAAAGCTTAAGGAATGATTACAATATTCTAATGTCAAAATCGTTCCACATGAAttagcataattgtcccatttttatgggaaattttcttATATCAAACCAGAATGTCTTCTAAACAATCGATTTTATGTTGATAAAGTATTAACATGTAACATTTTGAGCTGAGGTAACTtacctcttgaaaaaaaaattaaaaaacggcTGTATTGCATCCAATACatgtattcatttttttaatgtgtttgttCCTTGTTGAACAGGTGTACTATTATTCTCACAATGGTGACGTTCAATCATAGAGGCTATCCACTAATGCATTTTCGCAgcctttttttaatgatttttttaggcaAATGTTCCAAATATAAAGattattaaaaacaattaaGCAAATAGTCCTAAAATTATTCTATCACAATGATGACGTTTAATCTTTGGCGCAAATCACTAGTGACGCagcattttttcaaagattttttagccaaatacacagaaaaaattatgtgaatttactggacaaggaaaaaatgaatcacatgtaaactcagttgatgtaaacttgagattcgacgtaaacggttgaatcacacgtaaaatcaagtttttacgtataatttgttgcaaatttacatcaaattgcatttaaatttaaatgtttaatgacgtgcaaaaatgttacatcgacgtcgtcgtgctatcttgtcgcacccgccattttgacgttccgagaaaaacgcgttttaatgtttgaccttgaatatacaaaaacgagagcacgcattgtaaacaataacaaacacgttttgtttggctgaccattctgtgcattgtcccaaagtttggttgaagttggttgctggagtcccgaattataattacaaatgtttacggtagtctatagctatagcttgtacgtgcgacaaacgcatcctgactttcctggcctgaaatccctttggccttttgtcgcacttacatcaattttcatggagtgacaagatagcacgacaagattgaaactactttcatatgtaaagtgacaaaaatgcacggagttttttcggtttttgttgaatatctcaggattgaaatcgaattttggggatctgtgaaggtcaaaaggtgaggcattgtgagctgcacaaaatagcgttcttaactcaatttggcccaaaatgcacgtacgacaagttagcacgatggcgacgacatcataaatgatgtaacattcggaaatatttttttgtgtgtagtacAAATACGAACtcataagaaaaaaactttttagaacATATCTCTGATAAGTTTGCAATACGTTGTAACAGCAATCGAGACCTCCgacacttatttgattttttctctgtaacaaatcaaattttcattgttttcagtAAAGAGCATTCAAAGGAGGTAAAGATGAACAATGcaaagcttttttgaatttgattattCGTAGATTGATCGAGAACCGATCAAAAAACGGCTTTGTTTACAACTGGCGcttagaaccttttgaaaactaatccgagaaataATTACTTCTACATTGTTGTTATCGATCAAATTTAAAGTTAATCTCATCAAGATTAAATAAAAAGGGtaagatttaatttaatttcgttAATGTTTAAACTGCTGTTGGTAATTCTTTGCTTAACTGActttaaaaaaagcataattaCAAAATATAAACTCCACCATCTCTGTTTTCGTTTCAAAAGCTTAGATAAATTAATCCAGCTG
Coding sequences:
- the LOC120414302 gene encoding heterogeneous nuclear ribonucleoprotein 27C, translating into MHPGSKKMNAAELDDHEKGKLFVGGLSWETTQENLQRYFGRYGEVIDCVVMKNNETGRSRGFGFVTFADPENVERALENGPHTLDGRTIDPKPCNPRSLHKPKRTGGYPKVFLGGLPPNITETDLRSFFSRYGNVMEVVIMYDQEKKKSRGFGFLSFENEAAVERATAEHFVNISGKQVEIKKAEPRDGSGNNNSMNADSYQWGSPQAPPMGNGQMGGPPMNMQSNMMQGYQGWGASQPQQGYGGYGASAGAANAYQGWGAPPPQQWGNYNATPQQTQGYGGYDMYNSSGASGAGGYGSGNWNSWNMPPNTGSTGSADMYSRPQSGPTAGPAGTAGPTAGGPSKPGSEYGGGSAYGSGAAGGYGGYYQNDQNTAAAAAYTNRPRSAYGGGNDASSQPPYPAF